One genomic segment of Saccharomyces kudriavzevii IFO 1802 strain IFO1802 genome assembly, chromosome: 8 includes these proteins:
- the ERC1 gene encoding Erc1p (similar to Saccharomyces cerevisiae ERC1 (YHR032W); ancestral locus Anc_5.276), which yields MSKQFSHTTNNRRSSIIYSTSVGKAGLFTPADYIPQESEENLIEDEEQEGSEEEPTRAGDEEGMEREGEYHSLLDANNSRTLQQEAWEQGYDSHDRKRLLDEERDLLIDNKLLSQNGNNGGDIESRGHNQVPGPDAEERPTEIANAWESAIESGQKINTTFKRETQVITMNALPLIFTFILQNSLSLASIFSVSHLGTKELGGVTLGSMTANITGLAAIQGLCTCLDTLCAQAYGAKNYHLVGVLVQRCAVITILAFLPMMYVWFVWSEKILALMIPERELCTLAANYLRVTAFGVPGFILFECGKRFLQCQGIFHASTIVLFVCAPLNALMNYVLVWNDKIGIGYLGAPLSVVINYWLMTIGLLIYAMTTKHKERPLKCWNGIIPKEQAFKNWRKMINLAIPGVVMVEAEFLGFEVLTIFASHLGTDALGAQSIVATIASLAYQVPFSISVSTSTRVANFIGASLYDSCMITCRVSLLLSFVCSSMNMFVICHYKEQIASLFSTENNVVQMVVETLPLLAFMQLFDAFNASTAGCLRGQGRQKIGGYINLVAFYCLGVPMAYVLTFLYHLGVGGLWLGITSALVMMSVCQGYAVFHGDKRLILGAARKRNAETHAS from the coding sequence ATGTCTAAGCAATTTAGCCATACCACGAACAACAGGAGATCATCGATTATCTACTCCACGAGTGTCGGGAAAGCAGGGCTATTCACGCCTGCAGACTACATCCCACAGGAGTCAGAAGAAAACTTAATCGAGGATGAAGAGCAAGAAGGAAGTGAGGAGGAACCAACCCGGGCCGGCGATGAAGAAGGGATGGAGAGGGAAGGCGAGTACCATTCGTTGCTAGATGCCAACAATTCGCGGACATTGCAACAGGAAGCATGGGAGCAGGGCTACGACTCGCACGACCGCAAGCGTCTGCTGGACGAGGAGCGGGACCTGCTTATAGACAACAAGCTGCTTTCTCAAAACGGCAACAACGGAGGAGACATAGAAAGCCGTGGTCACAACCAAGTACCCGGGCCAGATGCCGAGGAAAGGCCCACCGAGATTGCAAATGCATGGGAGAGTGCCATCGAGAGTGGCCAGAAAATCAACACGACATTCAAGAGAGAAACGCAAGTCATCACGATGAACGCATTGCCGCTCatcttcactttcatcCTGCAAAACTCATTGTCACTAGCGTCCATTTTCTCTGTCTCACACCTGGGCACGAAAGAGTTGGGCGGTGTGACTCTGGGGTCCATGACGGCTAATATCACGGGTCTTGCTGCTATCCAAGGCCTGTGCACATGTCTGGACACGCTATGTGCGCAGGCATACGGCGCAAAGAACTACCACCTGGTAGGTGTGCTCGTGCAGAGATGTGCCGTGATCACCATCTTAGCGTTCTTGCCAATGATGTACGTGTGGTTTGTTTGGTCGGAGAAAATTCTTGCGCTAATGATTCCCGAGAGAGAATTGTGCACCCTAGCGGCCAACTACCTACGTGTGACCGCGTTCGGTGTGCCAGGGTTCATCCTGTTCGAATGTGGGAAAAGATTCCTACAATGCCAGGGCATATTTCATGCGTCCACCATCGTGTTGTTCGTGTGCGCGCCTTTGAACGCGCTGATGAACTACGTACTAGTGTGGAATGACAAGATCGGGATTGGGTACCTGGGCGCGCCTCTGTCGGTGGTGATCAACTACTGGCTGATGACGATCGGACTGCTAATATACGCAATGACGACCAAGCACAAGGAGAGACCCCTCAAGTGTTGGAACGGCATCATCCCCAAAGAACAGGCTTTCAAGAACTGGCGCAAGATGATCAACTTGGCCATCCCTGGCGTGGTGATGGTGGAGGCAGAATTTCTCGGCTTCGAAGTGTTGACGATCTTCGCCTCACACTTGGGCACGGACGCCTTGGGCGCCCAGTCCATCGTCGCCACCATTGCGTCTCTCGCATATCAGGTACCCTTTTCTATCTCCGTATCTACGAGCACACGTGTGGCCAATTTTATCGGCGCGTCGCTATACGACAGCTGCATGATCACGTGCCGCGtgtcattattgttgtcGTTTGTGTGTTCGTCGATGAACATGTTTGTTATTTGCCATTACAAGGAGCAAATCGCAAGCCTGTTCTCCACGGAGAACAATGTGGTGCAGATGGTGGTAGAAACACTACCCCTGCTCGCGTTCATGCAGCTATTCGACGCATTTAACGCGTCGACCGCCGGATGCCTACGTGGCCAAGGCAGACAGAAGATTGGTGGCTATATCAACCTGGTCGCCTTCTACTGTCTGGGTGTGCCCATGGCATACGTGTTAACCTTCTTGTATCACCTGGGCGTGGGCGGTTTGTGGCTAGGTATCACCAGCGCCTTAGTGATGATGAGCGTTTGCCAAGGCTACGCAGTGTTCCACGGTGACAAGCGCCTCATCCTCGGAGCGGCGCGCAAGCGTAATGCCGAGACCCATGCATCATGA
- the SKDI08G0770 gene encoding putative glutamate 5-kinase (similar to Saccharomyces cerevisiae PRO1 (YDR300C) and YHR033W; ancestral locus Anc_5.318): MPYVYSVYCAYEYLFLIFRLRPSPSPSILSWQRKNRRIERRMTKAFTIVIKLGSSSLVDESTKEPKLSIMTLIVETVTNLKRMGHKVIIVSSGGIAVGLDALNIPHKPKQLSEVQAIAAVGQGRLIARWNMLFSQYGEETAQILLTRNDILRWNQYNNARNTINELLAMGVIPIVNENDTLSISEIEFGDNDTLSAITAALVGADFLFLLTDVDCLYTDNPRTNPNARPIVLVPELSEGLPGVNTSSGSGSEVGTGGMRTKLIAADLASNAGIETIVMKSDRPEYVPAIVDYIQHHFHFNPPCYAGNGTQQQFLELQDAELEQLRHHNVPLHTKFLANDNKHKLKNREFWILHGLITKGAIIIDENSYDRLLSKDKASLTPNAVIEVRDNFHELECVDLKIGKRLPSGDLDDSQPIQCVGRVRSNYTSLELAKIKGLPSERIHDVLGYSVSEYVAHRENIAFPPQF; encoded by the coding sequence ATGCCATACGTGTATAGTGTGTATTGTGCATATGAATATTTATTTCTAAtttttcgtcttcgtcCCTCTCCCTCTCCCTCCATCCTATCctggcaaagaaaaaataggCGCATTGAACGAAGAATGACTAAAGCGTTTACCATCGTAATCAAGCTGGGCAGCTCATCGCTTGTCGACGAGAGCACGAAAGAGCCAAAGCTGTCGATCATGACGCTGATCGTCGAGACCGTGACGAATTTGAAGCGCATGGGCCACAAAGTGATCATCGTATCCAGCGGCGGCATCGCGGTTGGGTTGGACGCGCTCAACATCCCGCACAAGCCCAAGCAGTTGTCTGAAGTGCAGGCGATTGCCGCCGTCGGACAAGGCCGTCTCATCGCGCGCTGGAACATGCTGTTCTCTCAATACGGTGAAGAAACCGCGCAAATCCTGCTCACGCGTAACGACATATTGCGCTGGAACCAGTACAATAACGCGCGCAACACCATCAACGAACTGCTGGCCATGGGCGTCATCCCCATAGTCAACGAAAACGATACGCTGTCCATCAGCGAGATCGAATTCGGTGATAACGACACGCTTTCCGCGATCACCGCTGCTCTCGTGGGTGCGGACTTCCTGTTCTTGCTCACGGACGTGGACTGCCTCTACACGGACAATCCACGCACTAACCCGAACGCCCGCCCCATAGTGCTTGTCCCGGAGCTATCCGAGGGCCTGCCCGGCGTCAACACTTCCAGCGGTTCAGGCTCCGAGGTCGGCACGGGCGGAATGCGCACCAAACTCATAGCCGCCGACCTCGCCTCTAATGCCGGTATCGAAACTATCGTGATGAAGAGCGACCGGCCCGAGTACGTGCCGGCAATCGTCGACTACATTCAACACCACTTCCACTTCAACCCGCCCTGCTACGCCGGAAACGGCACGCAGCAGCAATTCCTGGAGCTGCAGGATGCGGAACTCGAACAGCTGCGCCACCACAACGTGCCCCTGCACACTAAGTTCTTGGCTAACGACAACAAGCACAAGCTCAAGAACAGGGAGTTCTGGATCCTGCATGGGCTCATCACCAAGGGCGCCATCATCATCGACGAGAACAGTTATGACCGGCTCTTGTCCAAGGACAAGGCCAGCCTGACTCCAAACGCGGTGATCGAGGTCCGGGACAACTTCCACGAACTTGAGTGTGTCGACCTCAAGATTGGCAAACGACTGCCCAGCGGCGACTTGGACGACTCGCAGCCGATTCAGTGCGTCGGGCGGGTCCGCTCCAATTATACCAGTTTGGAGCTTGCCAAGATCAAGGGCTTGCCGAGTGAGAGGATCCACGATGTCTTGGGCTACAGCGTCAGCGAGTACGTTGCCCACAGAGAAAACATTGCCTTCCCTCCGCAGTTTTAA
- the PIH1 gene encoding Pih1p (similar to Saccharomyces cerevisiae PIH1 (YHR034C); ancestral locus Anc_5.317), translating into MADFLLRPIKQRHNNESKYVTIESAGGSVSKIEPIADFVIKTKLISSSGPEKLQEGKKVFINVCHSQLVPKPETDFDARIVFPLIIQNEWEIPIITSCYRRDHDKKGQECYTWDCCIHSDCSRWIREDIQLREILVEWCLESCEIRDSVALCRDHIAFPKMKQKGAEIPALEILNDDLQRDYKTKMHEIIEQEARDPMSMLRVSDDNDGGDDDDETLPPLFPAAKESPGVKIEEIDESEVARKRDEESVVARDDQEDTSEYEVKMKRYGGAEYKLRILIEDKAKNSKPGLFFPSYSAAENVLYINEKLSIPLPCDIVSSAADIKIFHIAKERKLYIYI; encoded by the coding sequence ATGGCAGATTTCCTATTAAGACCAATTAAGCAACGCCACAATAATGAGAGCAAGTACGTAACAATAGAGTCTGCGGGCGGATCGGTGTCCAAGATCGAGCCCATTGCGGATTTCGtcataaaaacaaaactaATATCCAGTAGTGGCCCAGAGAAGTTACAGGAGGGCAAGAAGGTGTTCATCAACGTTTGCCACTCCCAGCTGGTGCCAAAACCTGAGACCGACTTCGATGCGAGAATAGTGTTCCCGCTCATTATTCAGAACGAGTGGGAAATCCCCATCATCACATCGTGTTATCGCAGGGACCATGACAAGAAGGGACAAGAGTGCTACACGTGGGACTGCTGCATACACAGCGACTGCTCGCGTTGGATACGCGAGGACATCCAGCTGCGGGAGATACTGGTGGAATGGTGCCTGGAGTCGTGCGAGATCCGTGATTCAGTGGCATTGTGCAGGGACCACATTGCTTTCCCCAAGATGAAGCAGAAAGGTGCAGAGATTCCCGCGCTAGAAATTTTGAACGATGACTTGCAGCGGGATTACAAGACGAAGATGCATGAGATCATAGAACAGGAGGCCAGAGACCCGATGAGCATGCTGAGAGTCAGCGACGATAATGATGGTGgcgacgacgacgacgagACACTGCCACCACTGTTTCCCGCGGCCAAAGAGTCCCCCGGAGTCAAAATAGAGGAGATCGACGAGAGCGAAGTCGCACGCAAGAGAGACGAGGAGTCTGTTGTGGCGCGGGATGATCAGGAAGACACGTCCGAATATGAagtgaagatgaagaggtACGGTGGGGCGGAGTACAAGCTGCGGATCCTCATTGAGGACAAGGCTAAGAATTCGAAACCGGGCCTGTTCTTCCCGAGCTACAGCGCGGCAGAGAACGTGTTGTACATTAACGAAAAGCTCAGCATACCGTTGCCGTGCGACATAGTCAGCAGCGCGGCAGATATCAAGATTTTCCACATTGCCAAGGAACGCAAGCTGTACATCTACATTTGA
- the NEL1 gene encoding GTPase-activating protein NEL1 (similar to Saccharomyces cerevisiae YHR035W; ancestral locus Anc_5.312): MSSAINFLYEPFSSSGGTQSHDQGLKCAKCVKKEPFERRTIIIIDAICAPHELDHLAATLCNAPILNDDDFISVVAVNRSGHVVLHNVAGSKHSTVFSINELMTQYNLTKLNTSYFEKRIRENDQTPYWFDKSAQNSLKELLREICETASKGQGNSKRDKRCTGLALLVSSVLASQCISSSCCNIVSFLNGPCTKGGGKVMSRERSEHMRQNHHFDSENPKLQLSKNSRKFYRKFAEKFGRENLIYEFFISSLDQIGVLEMAPLISSSIAVSQFDSFNDDRFDKSFQKYLSLRNQNAIYNCQSKLITTRNTSIINGVPTNILNPKHISLPVKIPLHRSSTSNTVKFQTTFENQRQKYTRTETALLPNPDDPFRIQNEIVLSMKKMASEIVGDFDYSSHRAKKLLKQLILLPNQIRETDIDRVKLIEWCYYLYKSPLLSTRNTSLDERYLFLHQILNSNRNTCLSLCKPYIWGYDDSKQDWVVLDIPLTRAQILQETKYTLCVDGGSYLVLRMGELLQKEGREFCCRLLNDLQRFPQPLYVETKIGGSQDRFLKSKIIPLDNTDKKTLDTEDMSFQEFSNLCTSPNRNK, translated from the coding sequence ATGAGCTCTGcaatcaattttctttatgaACCTTTCTCCAGTAGCGGCGGAACACAGTCTCACGACCAAGGTTTAAAATGTGCTAAATGCGTGAAGAAAGAGCCgtttgaaagaagaaccaTCATAATTATAGACGCTATTTGCGCCCCCCATGAACTGGACCACTTAGCTGCCACGCTATGTAATGCACCCATTCTAAATGACGACGACTTTATATCGGTGGTTGCCGTCAACCGGTCAGGCCATGTTGTTTTACACAATGTTGCCGGCTCCAAGCATAGTACAGtgttttcaattaatgAGCTTATGACCCAATATAATCTTACTAAATTGAATACCAGTTATTTCGAGAAAAGGATACGAGAGAATGACCAAACTCCATATTGGTTTGATAAATCCGCCcaaaattctttgaaagagcTATTGCGGGAAATCTGCGAAACTGCGAGCAAAGGCCAAGGCAATTCCAAAAGGGACAAGCGTTGTACCGGGTTAGCGTTATTGGTGTCCTCCGTGCTGGCTTCTCAATGCATTTCGTCAAGTTGTTGTAATATAGTTTCATTCCTCAACGGTCCATGTACAAAGGGTGGCGGCAAAGTCATGTCAAGGGAACGCAGCGAACATATGAGGCAAAACCACCACTTTGATTCGGAAAATCCAAAATTGCAACtgtcaaaaaattcaagaaagtttTATAGGAAGTTTGCGGAGAAGTTTGGAAGGGAAAATCTGAtttatgaatttttcattagctCGTTGGATCAGATCGGCGTACTGGAAATGGCGCCATTAATAAGCTCATCAATTGCTGTTTCTCAATTTGATTCATTCAATGATGATAGGTTCGACAAATCTTTCCAGAAATATTTGAGCTTGCGTAACCAAAACGCTATTTATAACTGTCAGTCGAAATTAATAACTACAAGGAACACTTCTATCATAAACGGGGTTCCTACTAACATTTTGAACCCTAAGCATATATCTCTCCCCGTGAAAATCCCACTACATCGTAGCTCCACAAGTAATACCGTAAAGTTTCAAACCacatttgaaaatcaacGACAAAAATATACAAGAACTGAAACTGCTTTGCTACCGAATCCTGATGATCCCTTTCGGATTCAAAATGAGATTGTActatcaatgaaaaaaatggcttCAGAAATTGTTGGTGACTTCGACTACTCATCCCATCGTGCCAAGAAATTACTCAAGCAATTGATCCTACTACCAAACCAAATCCGGGAAACAGACATAGACAGAGTGAAACTTATAGAATGGtgttattatttatataagtCACCCCTACTATCGACCAGGAATACTTCTTTGGATGAAAGATATCTCTTCCTTCATCAAATACTTAATTCTAATCGAAACACTTGTCTGTCACTTTGTAAACCATATATTTGGGGATATGACGATTCAAAACAAGACTGGGTCGTATTGGATATTCCATTAACAAGAGCTCAGATACTTCAAGAAACTAAATACACTTTATGTGTCGATGGCGGATCATATCTAGTTTTAAGGATGGGTGAGCTTTTGCAGAAGGAGGGTCGGGAGTTTTGTTGCAGGCTTTTGAATGATTTACAGAGGTTTCCGCAACCCCTATACGTCGAGACTAAAATAGGTGGTAGTCAGGACCGCTTCCTGAAGAGTAAAATCATTCCTTTGGATAACACCGACAAAAAAACTCTTGATACAGAGGATATGTCATTCCAagaattttccaatttatGTACCAGCCCAAATAGAAACAAATAA
- the BRL1 gene encoding Brl1p (similar to Saccharomyces cerevisiae BRL1 (YHR036W); ancestral locus Anc_5.309) codes for MESFGNLSIGDSFTGGMEHVDEELVGLSNLSISKNGPALSPQLINRFMPHFPSSPSPLRNTLDFSASNDDEDDRMEIDEIDDTSFEEECSSEPVKAPVEVKKESMVEEIEATPEDRKEQENSERQDRNLRENENIVSPHHSTVIKALLSPTDLGVAAATKVESVVPIQSAKLGSNKISESNTGGENINQNEEVEDEINLPIGGGKSSKYTNAFDSEVIKRELRSRSKYQPIQVSFNTHNYFYSDKDGIKTYSLTKPNDNGVDEFYDQNGAFKLPKPWSPNSHPASRASYALMSYLQLFLNAITSIVIFSFILSFVLALRKDLKSTWEQRKHELHYESKNCQEQYITNRCNQTPGLPALSEQCAIWKQCMNRNNDIFFRARSTLSAKLLGDIINSFIDPLNWKTLFVIFCGVITWCFSSNFLLGFVRAKSYYGDGIKRYPLPAPPTTPTTPTSQSSEASSGDSSRLLKQ; via the coding sequence ATGGAGagttttggaaatttgAGTATAGGAGACAGTTTCACTGGCGGAATGGAACATGTTGATGAGGAACTAGTAGGTCTTTCCAACCTAAGTATATCGAAAAATGGGCCAGCTTTATCCCCGCAACTTATTAACCGGTTCATGCCccattttccttcaagCCCATCACCTCTGCGAAATACATTAGATTTTAGTGCTTCtaacgatgatgaagatgaccGAATGGAGATAGATGAGATTGACGACAcaagttttgaagaagaatgcAGCAGTGAGCCAGTTAAAGCTCCTGTTGAGGTGAAAAAAGAGTCCATGGTGGAAGAAATCGAAGCCACGCCAGAAGACAGAAAAGAGCAGGAAAATAGTGAAAGACAAGATCGAAACCTACGTGAGAATGAGAATATTGTTTCACCGCATCATTCAACCGTCATAAAGGCATTGTTGTCACCAACGGATCTAGGTGTAGCCGCAGCTACCAAAGTGGAAAGTGTTGTTCCAATACAATCAGCTAAGCTAGGCAGCAataaaatttcagaaaGCAATACAGGAGGTGAAAATATAaatcaaaatgaagaagtCGAGGATGAAATTAACTTACCAATTGGGGGGGGCAAATCAAGCAAATACACAAATGCGTTCGATTCTGAGGTCATTAAAAGGGAATTAAGATCAAGATCGAAATATCAACCGATTCAAGTCTCGTTCAATACACACAATTATTTCTATTCAGATAAGGACGGCATCAAGACATATTCTCTTACGAAACCAAATGACAATGGAGTAGATGAATTTTATGACCAAAACGGTGCTTTCAAATTGCCCAAACCATGGTCACCCAATTCGCATCCGGCATCAAGAGCATCATACGCCCTGATGTCATATTTACAGTTATTTCTCAATGCAATCACTTCAATCGtgattttctcttttataCTCTCCTTTGTCTTGGCGCTTCGAAAGGACTTAAAATCCACATGGGAACAAAGAAAGCACGAACTGCACTACGAATCAAAGAACTGCCAAGAACAATACATCACAAATCGTTGCAACCAGACGCCGGGTTTACCGGCTCTCAGTGAACAGTGTGCGATATGGAAACAATGCATGAATAGAAACAACGACATCTTCTTCCGTGCAAGATCGACGTTGAGCGCAAAGTTGCTCGGAGATATTATCAACTCATTCATAGATCCGTTAAACTGGAAAACATTATTTGTCATATTCTGTGGTGTCATAACTTGGTGCTTCAGTTCGAATTTCCTACTGGGATTCGTAAGAGCAAAGAGTTACTACGGTGATGGCATTAAAAGATATCCCTTACCAGCTCCGCCGACAACACCGACAACACCGACATCACAATCATCTGAGGCATCTTCTGGAGATAGCTCACGATTGCTCAAGCAGTGA
- the PUT2 gene encoding 1-pyrroline-5-carboxylate dehydrogenase (similar to Saccharomyces cerevisiae PUT2 (YHR037W); ancestral locus Anc_5.308) produces MLTARSFKLTYFKRSLSQLSHIKPPKHIRNEPIKPFGNTDLKDWDLLRASLMKFKSSSLEVPLVINGERIYDNNERALFPQTNPANHQQVLANVTQATEKDVINAVKAAKDAKEDWYKLPFYDRSAIFLKAADLISTKYRYDMLAATMLGQGKNVYQAEIDCITELSDFFRYYVKYASDLYAQQPLESADGTWNKAEYRPLEGFVYAVSPFNFTAIAANLIGAPALMGNTVVWKPSQTAALSNYLLMTVLEEAGLPKGVINFIPGDPVQVTNQVLADKDFGALHFTGSTNVFKSLYGKIQNGVVEGKYRDYPRIVGETGGKNFHLVHPSANISHAVLSTIRGTFEFQGQKCSATSRLYLPESKSEEFLSDMFGILQQQNVVPMNTSASPISGGNLRGFLGPVIHEQSFDKLVKVIEEAKKDPELEILYGGQYDKSQGWFVGPTIIKAKRPDHPYMSTEFFGPILTVYEYPDLEFNKICDVLDKTSQYALTGAIFAKDRKAIEYADEKLKFSAGNFYINDKCTGAVVSQQWFGGARMSGTDDKAGGPNILSRFVSIRNTKENFYELTDFKYPSNYE; encoded by the coding sequence ATGCTAACCGCTAGGAGTTTTAAATTGacatatttcaaaagatctCTCTCACAACTAAGTCACATCAAGCCTCCCAAGCATATTAGAAATGAACCTATAAAGCCATTTGGAAATACTGATTTAAAGGATTGGGACTTGCTGAGGGCCTCTCTTATGAAATTCAAGAGTTCTTCTTTAGAGGTGCCACTAGTCATCAATGGCGAAAGAATATACGACAATAATGAAAGAGCCTTGTTCCCGCAGACTAACCCCGCGAATCATCAGCAGGTGTTGGCAAACGTCACTCAGGCTACTGAAAAGGACGTTATAAATGCTGTGAAAGCAGCCAAGGATGCCAAAGAGGATTGGTACAAGCTACCATTTTACGATAGGTCtgccattttcttgaaagcCGCTGACTTGATTTCTACCAAGTATCGTTATGATATGTTAGCTGCTACTATGCTGGGACAAGGCAAAAATGTGTACCAAGCAGAGATAGATTGTATTACCGAATTGTCCGATTTTTTCAGATACTACGTCAAGTATGCCTCAGATCTATATGCTCAGCAACCCCTGGAATCAGCAGATGGTACCTGGAACAAAGCTGAATATAGGCCATTAGAAGGGTTTGTTTATGCAGTTTCACCATTCAATTTTACTGCTATTGCAGCAAACTTAATTGGTGCCCCCGCTCTTATGGGTAATACCGTTGTATGGAAACCATCTCAAACCGCTGCTTTGTCAAACTATCTATTGATGACTGTTTTGGAGGAAGCAGGATTGCCAAAGGGTGTTATTAATTTCATCCCAGGTGATCCTGTTCAAGTCACCAACCAGGTACTGGCTGATAAAGACTTCGGAGCCCTACATTTTACCGGCTCTACCAATGTTTTCAAGAGTTTGTATGGTAAAATCCAAAATGGTGTTGTCGAAGGGAAATACAGAGATTATCCACGTATTGTTGGTGAGACtggtggaaaaaattttcatttagtTCACCCAAGTGCCAACATCTCACATGCGGTGCTCTCAACTATTAGAGGTACTTTTGAATTCCAAGGTCAAAAGTGCTCTGCGACTTCCAGGTTGTATCTACCAGAGTCAAAAAGTGAGGAATTCTTATCCGATATGTTTGGCATCCTACAACAGCAAAACGTTGTTCCAATGAACACCTCTGCAAGTCCAATATCGGGTGGAAATTTACGTGGATTCTTAGGTCCCGTGATCCATGAACAGAGTTTCGACAAATTAGTTAAAGTAATCGAAGAAGCAAAGAAAGACCCTGAGTTGGAAATCCTTTACGGGGGTCAATACGATAAAAGTCAAGGCTGGTTTGTTGGACCCACAATAATCAAAGCAAAGAGACCAGACCATCCATACATGTCAACCGAATTCTTTGGTCCTATATTAACAGTTTATGAGTATCCTGATCTAGAATTCAACAAAATTTGTGATGTTCTCGATAAAACAAGTCAGTACGCTTTAACTGGTGCGATTTTTGCCAAAGACCGTAAAGCAATCGAATATGCGGATGAAAAACTGAAGTTTAGTGCAGGTAATTTTTACATCAACGACAAGTGTACTGGCGCGGTTGTGTCTCAGCAGTGGTTTGGTGGTGCAAGAATGAGTGGTACTGACGACAAAGCCGGTGGTCCAAACATTTTAAGTAGATTTGTCAGTATTAGAAACACTAAGGAGAACTTCTACGAATTGACCGATTTCAAATATCCATCTAACTACGAGTAA
- the RRF1 gene encoding Rrf1p (similar to Saccharomyces cerevisiae RRF1 (YHR038W); ancestral locus Anc_5.306): MLSTTTRSSVRPFITTCLFNRSFSQSFIVLKKKTSPPIEKVEEDEVDVNQLLKKAEAQFKKTLETQKQKLNEIKQGNFNPKVFNSLMFKNNKNFTDMATTSLKGKNALLITVYDPKDVKTVISGVLAANLNLTPERIPNNDLQLKVSLPPPTTESRLKVAKDLKRVFEEYKQSSLKDSLGSIRGHILKEFKSFKKDDAVRKAERDLEKLHKDYVGKLHDQFEQVEKSVVK, from the coding sequence ATGCTTTCAACGACTACCAGATCAAGTGTTAGGCCTTTTATCACTACCTGTCTATTTAACCGTTCATTTAGTCAATCTTTCAtcgttttgaaaaagaaaacatccCCCCCAATTGAGAAGgtcgaagaagatgaagttgACGTCAATCAACTGctgaaaaaagcagaagcTCAATTTAAGAAGACTTTAGAGACACAGAAACAGAAGTTGAATGAAATAAAGCAGGGAAATTTTAACCCTAAAGTATTCAATAGTTTAATGTtcaagaacaacaagaattttACAGACATGGCTACCACATCGTTGAAGGGTAAAAATGCGCTCTTAATAACCGTTTACGATCCCAAAGATGTGAAGACTGTGATAAGCGGGGTCCTTGCTGCCAACTTGAATCTAACTCCTGAGAGAATTCCTAATAATGATTTGCAATTGAAAGTTTCATTACCACCACCAACGACAGAATCTCGATTAAAAGTAGCTAAGGACCTAAAGAGAGTATTCGAAGAATATAAGCAATCGTCACTGAAAGACTCATTGGGAAGTATTAGGGGTCATATTTTAAAGGAATTCAAAAGCTTCAAGAAAGATGATGCTGTTAGAAAAGCCGAACgtgatttggaaaaactgCATAAAGATTACGTAGGCAAGCTACATGACCAATTCGAACAAGTGGAGAAAAGTGTTGTGAAATAA